The Candidatus Poribacteria bacterium sequence GATCTGAGTCTTAGTTGAAAGCATTCCAAATTTTCAGTATCATATACAGAGAAGAAACCAACCGAAGGAGGAACCCCATGTTAGAAACGCGTGACCTCACGAAAGTTTACAACGAAAGTGTTTTAGCTGTTAACAAGTTGAACCTGAAAGTGGACGATGGCGAAATCTATGTTGTCCTTGGCGCGAACGGTGCCGGGAAAAGCACAACCATCTCCATGCTGCTGAATTTCATCGAACCCACAAGCGGCACCGCGCTGATAGGCGATATTGAGATTCCTAAGTTCCCACTGGAGGCGAAGAAACATCTTGCTTACGTCTCGGAGAACGTCGAACTCTATCGCAACTTTACGGCACGGCAAAATCTCTCATTTTTCGCCAAACTCGGTGGACGCAAGAAGGTATCCAACGAGGAACTCGATGCGACCCTCGGACGTGTTGGTCTACCGGAGGAAGCCTTTACACGACGCGTCAAGACCTTTTCCAAAGGCATGCGCCAACGCTTGGGCATTGCCATTGCAATTATGAAAAACGCACAAGCCGTCCTCCTCGATGAACCGACTTCGGGCTTGGATCCGAAGGGAGGTGCCGATTTCCTGAATTTGCTCCGTGAGTTGAGAGAGGAAGGCAAAGCCATCTTCATGTCAACACACGACATCTTCCGTGCGAAAGAGATCGCCGACAGGATCGGCATTCTCGTGGAAGGCAACCTTGAGCGTGAGTTGACGCGCGAAGAGATTCAACAAGAGGATCTTGAGGCGCTGTATTTGCACTATGTCGCTGGATACGAACCTGAAGAAGACGCGGCTGAGTGAAAGAGAGAAGGGTAAAAATATGGATGGATGGAAAAAGAATGGAAAGGATGGATGGAAGGATGGAAAGATAGGGTTCCCACCCTTCCAATCTTCCACCCTTCTAATCTTTATGTTTGTACTGATATTTATGAGTGCGATAGGGGTATCACTGCCTATTCCATCGGCAGCAGAGTCCGAAGAGATCCCACCTGTTAATGATAACAGTCCGAAAACGAAAGAAGAACAGAACCGTCAAATCCTGATAGAAATCGAGCGCTTGAAGATGGAATTGGCAGAAAAGTTGATGAAAAAGAAGCAGGTGGACCTCGAAAATCTCAAGGCGATGATGATGGAGGAAAATAACATCGTCACTGTCTCCGAAGTGAATATAGCAGAGGAGGCTTACGAACGTGCCGTCGATGAATATGAACAGGCAAAACTGACGCTGCAACAGACGGAACTGACGTCATTGCAAGATGAGTGGCATATCACCGTTGAAACGACAAGACTCTATGAGTCCCCCGATGGTCGGGAATTGTTCTCAATTACTTTGCGGAATAGTTCGTCTCCCGTCAAACTCGTTGAAAGCTCGAAAGTGCTGGGACGAGACATTATCATCAGTGCGCAGATTGACGACATCTTCGTCGAGATTAAAGAGCAGGAAGGTTATGGCACAAGCGGAGTAACCATCACCGAACCTTACGAACGACGGATTGAGACGCTCAGAGAGGGTGAGTCTGTCACTTTGGAGTTTGAACTGATAAAAGAGAACGTCCGGGATGTCGTCGTCGAGTTGACGTACTCGGGTCGTGAGGAACAGAAGAACATCCACCTCAAACAGGAGGACCCATATATCTCCGTCGTCTCGGCGAGGCGTTATAAACAGGGGGTTCGGAGGCGTTTGGAAGTCGTTCTCATGTATGGCGCGATCACGGATGAGACACAAGAAATAGACACCAATACTGCCCAAGAGATCAACAATGTCTATGTCTCTATCAAAGACGAAGCGG is a genomic window containing:
- a CDS encoding ABC transporter ATP-binding protein encodes the protein MLETRDLTKVYNESVLAVNKLNLKVDDGEIYVVLGANGAGKSTTISMLLNFIEPTSGTALIGDIEIPKFPLEAKKHLAYVSENVELYRNFTARQNLSFFAKLGGRKKVSNEELDATLGRVGLPEEAFTRRVKTFSKGMRQRLGIAIAIMKNAQAVLLDEPTSGLDPKGGADFLNLLRELREEGKAIFMSTHDIFRAKEIADRIGILVEGNLERELTREEIQQEDLEALYLHYVAGYEPEEDAAE